In Fusarium oxysporum f. sp. lycopersici 4287 supercont2.34 genomic scaffold, whole genome shotgun sequence, the following proteins share a genomic window:
- a CDS encoding uncharacterized protein (At least one base has a quality score < 10), with protein MSSSTCLKEPSLDLHHTTKAVVRWREDDTMQFLTKPDPRSSAVTFNTRFNGEAAFFELGVPVKLKGLDIVTKAMVRVCASSIVSLEVVKNPTVPTTIGEAFKSTTLSLDFTLVSSYHHFLDAIRDLSKATALSIYIEARDAPPKLQHISDAASQGLFKSCSTRYHIASLYGGIGGKLIEPSGDTAAPPSYDETTSRPPPPPPPIEFPSKKPMKEVQSRVEALETENEKLKQQNKELVEGMDKLQERYDALEHRFAALDSKNEEFADTYDCSFSELREDMDRLEGVVDFVQEGQVREESLEVIKNVVVKEIMTRLANGRNSHCTRVASAVADGPQDERLIASPPAPFTSISLIALIAIGIVSQPVVVLPKSTVRSISAFGVNQQSALIIASLKPNLDFRKGLTR; from the exons ATGTCGTCTTCAACGTGCCTGAAAGAACCGTCGCTCGATTTACATCATACTACGAAAGCTGTCGTGAGGTGGCGGGAGGATGATACGATGCAATTCTTGACGAAGCCGGATCCGAGATCGAGCGCTGTTACCTTTAATACGAGGTTTAATGGGGAGGCTGCTTTTTTTGAGCTGGGTGTGCCTGTTAAGCTCAAGGGGTTGGATATTGTTACGAAGGCCATGGTTCGAGTTTGTGCTTCGTCTATCGTTTCTCTTGAGGTTGTTAAGAACCCGACTGTTCCCACAACAATAGGGGAGGCGTTCAAGTCTACCACTCTTAGTCTCGACTTTACGTTGGTGTCCTCCTACCATCATT TCCTCGACGCTATTCGTGATCTATCCAAGGCCACCGCCCTCTCCATTTACATCGAAGCTCGCGACGCGCCCCCCAAGCTACAACACATCAGCGATGCGGCCAGTCAAGGTCTCTTCAAGTCCTGCAGCACCCGATACCACATCGCCAGTTTGTACGGCGGCATTGGAGGCAAACTCATCGAGCCCTCAGGCGACACAGCCGCACCACCATCATACGATGAAACCACATCCCGCCCACCGCCTCCGCCTCCCCCGATCGAATTTCCCAGCAAAAAGC CTATGAAGGAAGTGCAAAGCCGAGTCGAAGCCTTGGAGACCGAGAACGAGAAGCTGAAACAGCAAAACAAGGAACTGGTCGAAGGCATGGATAAGCTCCAAGAGCGATACGACGCGCTGGAACATCGTTTTGCGGCGCTTGATTCGAAGAATGAGGAGTTTGCCGATACGTATGACTGCTCGTTCTCAGAATTGCGTGAAGACATGGACAGGCTTGAGGGGGTCGTTGATTTTGTCCAAGAGGGGCAGGTTCGTGAAGAGTCGCTTGAGGTGATTAAGAATGTTGTTGTCAAGGAGATTATGACGCGGCTGGCGAACGG ACGTAACAGCCATTGCACACGCGTCGCTTCAGCCGTCGCTGACGGACCCCAAGATGAGCGACTCATCGCTTCACCCCCAGCACCATTCACTTCAATCAGTCTCATCGCCCTGATCGCCATCGGCATCGTCTCCCAACCCGTCGTCGTCTTGCCCAAGTCGACCGTCCGATCAATCAGCGCTTTCGGTGTCAACCAACAGTCAGCGCTCATCATCGCTTCACTAAAGCCGAACCTTGACTTCAGGAAGGGACTCACTCGGTGA